In Sphaerospermopsis torques-reginae ITEP-024, the genomic window AATTACATCGCTAAGAAATTAGAGTCATTTTATCCAGTTTTATATGAGGGAAAAAATGGTTTTGTGGCACATGAATGTATTTTAGATTTACGTGCTTTGAAAAAATCAGCCAACATTGAAATTGATGATGTTGCGAAGCGGTTAATGGACTATGGTTTTCATGCTCCTACTGTATCTTGGCCTGTGGCTGGTACAATTATGGTAGAACCAACGGAAAGCGAATCTAAGGAAGAATTGGATCGTTTTTGTGAGGCGTTAATTGCGATTAGAAAGGAGATTTCTGAGATTGAATCTGGTAAGATGGATTTGCTAGATAATGTGTTGAAAAATGCGCCTCACACTGCGGAAAGTTTGATTGTTGGTGAGTGGAATCATGGTTATTCTCGTGAACAAGCTGCTTATCCTGCAAGTTGGAGTAAGGAATTTAAGTTCTGGCCAAGTGTGGGTAGGATAGATGCTGCTTTTGGGGATCGGAATTTTGTTTGTTCTTGTTTACCGATGGAGGCTTATAGTTAAATAGCTATCAGCTTTCAGCTTTCAGCAGTCAGCTAATTAAGTTTTGAAGATCCTCGATTTCTGAGTTCAATTTATCATTTATTGGTGGGGTTGAAAAAAGAAGTCGGGGATCTGAATTCTTAAATTTAATGCACCCTACGGAGTTTTACCATTGTTAAGAAAATACGCGATCGCTGTATCTCCTAAACCTTGTGTAGCGATCGCCCCAGCACTCGCAGCCAGCAAGCTACCCCAACCAGGTATAACCTTTAAGGCAATATCAGCAAGGCCAATCATACCAAGATTTGCACCTGCACCTACACCTCCTGTTACAAGAAAGTCTTGAACAGTTTGTTGTGAAAATTCCCTACCACTAAGCCAACCAACATACATCACCATAAAAGTTTGAATAACAGCAACTATTGGTATTGCTGCACCTGGAATTGGGTTAGCAGAAACAAAACCAGAGACAGCAGTACAAGCTGTAACAACTGTTCTCGCATTTTTGAGTTGAAACCCTTTAAGGTGCGCCATTCGGGACAAAGAGGCGTGCCGCTCTTTTGGTGTATGCTTAATCATTGTTTCCACTAATTCAGTAATATTCCACCGATAGTCTTGATCAGGAAGAATTAAACCGTTTTTTCCATCTTCATACTCAGCGTATGCGACAGTCGGAACAACCTCTTTTACATACGGGCTTAACCCTGATCTTTGGTTTAGAAAAACTGAAAAATTTGTAACTTGTTCCTGAAGATTGCGTTTTTTCCTTTCATTATCAGTTGGTAAAGGCTCTTTCGGAGGTGCTAATTCATCACACTTAGTTAAAACTCCAATAATAGGTAAGTTATTTTGATGATGTATCTTATTGATTTCTCTGATGATTAATTCACATTTGTTGAGGTCTTCTTGACTAGCACTATAAACTTCAGTTGCTTTACATAAGAATAGAATGATATCTGGACATTCTTTCTTAACAGCTTCGATAATACTTTCATAAGGGTTTTTGGCTGAATCGAATTGTCTTGGTGCTTCTAATTCCTGTAAACCTCTTGTATCTAAAATACGGATTAAATCACTTCCATTGTGGTAGTATTTCTTCCATTCAGCCATACCTGTTTCTGGTTTTATATCACTGACTTCTGCAACCTTTAAACCACAAATGGCATTAATTAAAGATGATTTACCAGATTTACAGCGTCCAATTACCATAACTCGTGGTGGACGCATTCCTTGAATCGCAGAACGTAAATTTTCTAATTTTTCTTGAATATCGCTTTTCATTCCCAAAATGTTTGGTAGTTTGCCAATATATTTCAAGAGTTCTGTTACTAGAAATTCGTTACGATCCAATGCTTTATTTATTTCCTGAGAATCAGTCATATTTGTAACTCCGAATTTGATTGCATTAAACGCTATATTACAGGGTATCATATATAACACTTACCTAGTAATAATTAATAAATATTAACATGATAATTTAGTGCGATCGCTCAACTTTTACCTTTACCTTAGAAAACCCAACACTTTCACAGTAATATAAATGATGATTAAATTGTTGGGTTTCACTGCGTTCTACCCAACCTACAGTTTGTATGGTGCGTTGGTAAATTGTAGGTTATTGGTGGGATGTTGAAATTTTAATTGTCTGAATCAGGATGTCCAGGATTTGAGGATTTTCAGGATTGTTATTTATATGTTATTGGTGGGATGTTGAAATTGTCATTGTCTGAATCAGGATGTCCAGGATTTGAGGATTTACAGGATTGTAATTGATGAATTGTCTGTGAATATTGAAAGATGATAAAATACAGTTACACCAACAGTCAAGAAGTAACAGCAGATAATTTAATAATTTAACAGATAATTTATCTTATCAATCATCCCAAAGTCTCTATTTCTCATAGACAATAAAACAACAACATCCTGTAAATCCTAAAATCCTGGTTATCCTGATTCAGACAAAAAAATCCTCAAATCCCCACATCAAATAAACAACAACATCCTGAAAATCCTAAAATCCTGGACATCCTGATTCAGACAAAAAAATCCTCAAATCCCCACATCAAATAAACAACAACATCCTGAAAATCCTAAAATCCTGGACATCCTGATTCAGACAAAAAAATCCTCAAATCCCCACATCAAATAAACAACAACATCCTGAAAATCCTCTAATCCTGGTTATCCTGATTCAGACAAATTAACCCTGATATCTAGAATTAAAAACCTTCCTATATTCCAACTTCAACGCACCAAAATTAATCAACAACCCCACAGGAAAATTATAAGCAACCAAATAATTTTTCGCTTGCGCTAAATGGACATCTTCTAAATTAATTATCGCTTTCAACTCCACAACAACCTGATTTTCAACTATAAAATCTGCTCTTCGTGTTCCTACTTCAATACCTTCATAATAAATTACTTGTTCTATCTCCCTTCCAAAACCTAAACCTGATTTTTGCAATTCAATTTCCATACATCTTTGATAAATAACCTCCTGAAAACCATTTCCCAAAGTTCGGTGTATTTTCATTGCACACCCATTAATTATATATGTGATTTCATCTAAGTTTTTATTATTGGGTGTGTTCATAGATGTACAGGATTGTTATTTGTAGGTTATTAGTAGGATGCTGAAATTATCATTGTCAGAATCAGGATGTCCAGGATTTGAGGATTTTCAGGATTGTAATTGATAAATTGTTTATGAATATTTGAATATTTTCAGGATTGTAATTGATAAGTTATTAGTGGGATGCTGAAATTTTCATTGTCTGAATCAGGATGTCCAGGATTTGAGGATTTTCAGGATTGTAATTGATAAATTGTTTGTAAATACTTGAATAGTATACAATAAAATTACTCTAAAAGTCAACAAATTAAAGTAGATAATTTAACAGATAATTGATTATCTAACATCTTAAAATCTGTTATGATCATTCTTCTCTACCTTGGATTCCACCTCTACGAGAAGCTAATTCTTGTTCTATTTCATCTGCATTTAATAAAGGTTTACCAGATGCAACAATTCTAGAGCGAATTTCTCGCAAACGTTCACCCAAAGGCGGTTTTTTAACTGTGGTTTTAAGGTGCAGAAAATCTACAAAATTTAAACCTTCTTCTTGTTTATCCTGGGGTAAAGACCGCCACTTTGTTAATAATTCTTGTTCTGAAATCATTGATTTTTACCTAATTATTTCCAAGATCATAGCAAATCTTAAATCTAATTACAACATAAGATTATAAATTATATTATAAATTTTTACTTTACCTAAATATTCCCAAAGTCTCTATTTCTCATAGAGAATAAAACAACAACATCCTGTAAATCCTATAATCCTGGTTATCCTGATTCTGACAAAAAAATCCTCAAATCCCCACTTCAAATAAACAATAACATCCTGTACATCCTATAATCCTGGTTATCCTAATTCTGACAAAATCATCAAAATTCCCCTATTTACAAACTCTCTAATTCTTCCCTCACCGACAATGGTTGATATCCCAAACTAAAAGCTTTTTCACTATCTAAAGAAACATCCTTTGGCCTTGGTGCTGCCATTTTCACATCATCTTGCAAACATGATTTTAGTTTATCATCTGGTAGTTGCATTACTTCCACTAAAAATTTACCAAAATCATAACGAGAAATTCTCTCTTTACCACCTAAATGAATAATCCCATTTACCTTTTCTAATGCTAATAATAATCCTTTTGCGGCTGTATTTGCACTGACTGGGGTGCGAAATTCATCTCTAAATAAACTTAGTTCTTTTCCGTCTTTCAATGTTTGTATAAAACCCTGAATAAAGCTTTTCGCTGTGGGTGTTTCCTTACCAAACATTAACGGCATTCTACAAATTGCAGCTTGGGGATATACTTGTAATATTCCTGTTTCTGCTTGCGCTTTTTGTTCACCGTAAATATTCACAGGTGAAACTGCATCTGTTTCTTTATACGGTGCTTTTAACCCATCAAAAACTAAGTCAGTGGAAGTAAAAGCTAAAGGTAAATTATGATCTGCACACAGTCCAGCAATGTCACAAGATGCGGTAACATTAATAGTATAA contains:
- a CDS encoding GTPase family protein yields the protein MTDSQEINKALDRNEFLVTELLKYIGKLPNILGMKSDIQEKLENLRSAIQGMRPPRVMVIGRCKSGKSSLINAICGLKVAEVSDIKPETGMAEWKKYYHNGSDLIRILDTRGLQELEAPRQFDSAKNPYESIIEAVKKECPDIILFLCKATEVYSASQEDLNKCELIIREINKIHHQNNLPIIGVLTKCDELAPPKEPLPTDNERKKRNLQEQVTNFSVFLNQRSGLSPYVKEVVPTVAYAEYEDGKNGLILPDQDYRWNITELVETMIKHTPKERHASLSRMAHLKGFQLKNARTVVTACTAVSGFVSANPIPGAAIPIVAVIQTFMVMYVGWLSGREFSQQTVQDFLVTGGVGAGANLGMIGLADIALKVIPGWGSLLAASAGAIATQGLGDTAIAYFLNNGKTP
- a CDS encoding GxxExxY protein, translated to MNTPNNKNLDEITYIINGCAMKIHRTLGNGFQEVIYQRCMEIELQKSGLGFGREIEQVIYYEGIEVGTRRADFIVENQVVVELKAIINLEDVHLAQAKNYLVAYNFPVGLLINFGALKLEYRKVFNSRYQG
- a CDS encoding SDR family oxidoreductase is translated as MKKLLITGASGFLGWHLCQIAKREKWEVYATYATHFLEIPNVKILQVDLTDFQKLKEIFHHIKPDAVIHTAAQSQPNYCQLHPQSSYTINVTASCDIAGLCADHNLPLAFTSTDLVFDGLKAPYKETDAVSPVNIYGEQKAQAETGILQVYPQAAICRMPLMFGKETPTAKSFIQGFIQTLKDGKELSLFRDEFRTPVSANTAAKGLLLALEKVNGIIHLGGKERISRYDFGKFLVEVMQLPDDKLKSCLQDDVKMAAPRPKDVSLDSEKAFSLGYQPLSVREELESL